A window of the Microplitis mediator isolate UGA2020A chromosome 5, iyMicMedi2.1, whole genome shotgun sequence genome harbors these coding sequences:
- the LOC130667728 gene encoding dedicator of cytokinesis protein 9 isoform X1, whose amino-acid sequence MSERKFTRALGKPGMAAQLRETVSQVVRESTVQNKPHLVDPIDFESFILKNKTLMQNDPQRELLLYPPDDVSQVVLPRRYRTIQPIVQNILEQSDGSESLLTKECLKSYASNWNLVHYKYAAYSGSYLDLPKLSKGNELKEEIYEIDTDVDQVDEEMMKSDGITKEGYLMKGPEIGSSDRMFVNIGSKSFKRRFCHLRQEVDGTYILELFKDEKKGEAKFTIVMDFCTDVVRNPKRGRFCFELRMSGTHKFFTFAADNETEMQEWLLKLSSVLQHYKQQEEKRAASLERTCHTPPPSPVPVQTYGTLKGLDQSMNPQLIKYSRETDTSILLSRRENRKSLFSLYHHLTLGKTQGNLIDGNIDPYKEQFGQRIFIKCETLKFRLQAPIEENESLCQVEPYYTTLSLFDARNGKKLSENFNFDINHEIVRDIIQELSPVSELTDNDKAELPSEFKKIPDNWIKYPKQAIFSISNPHPDIFLVVRIEKILQGSICQTSEPYIRATKDPRLGLKVHKNVRAYCQRLGNYRMPFAWSARPLFRLYSNELDTSSDFPAIYRQESNKMRDDEILKMLTEYRKPDKLSKLTVIPGWIKLTIEPLSEIPENTLTTSYAPLKPFPLPPVNNPTYEIAEFESTSEKDVHPYTTYINHLYIYPQILNFDTQKIFTRARNIACIVELRDDDNENAKPLRCIYGKPGSQILTTRASCTVLHHSAVPSWYEEIKMRLPPKLHNKHHILFSFYHISCDMRKKENGVENCVGYSWMLLLHKGKLTVDMENNIQTLPVATDLPPGYLSIQPLGLGKGNAGPDITWIDAQRPIFNVSFQLASTVFTRDPHLHNLFIHAERILDNKLSGIPSDSETCKILKAAHAIQLVTAITFLPTILNQLFSLLTCNLSDEVGLYIIRLLIHIINLIYKAQRKDIINAYVKFVFILPSKNIATTTVHEQLAKYLPILLHPNNTDFLVVNKFMHHSNFFIDIMVKSMAQHMLTSGRIKMHRNERFTKDYHDSITKLLQVLTPYLMNKYKDMPVETHELNKSLAQFLKKCLTFMDRGFVFSLINDYMDNFSPGDARTLQDFKFTFLQIICSHEHYVSFNLPMMQTRVTSKDSESEPEGDDLMLEYCLSQDFCKYHFLVGLLLQEVKSSLNEVVQIRKVAIATLRDLLAKHELDDRYQNKGQLSRIAAIYIPWLGVVLENLHRLQSVYETDLKTELKQNHANRLSSSSSNCLINKDPVNGVTVTDTPKSVHRFTLHLDSQSPIRASMHLRDSTYFAAIAGQGLANGFSCTSIESSTSTLSSTSHSLVSQETTIAREPAENGVSEKKGHSRSVSVTQTSSRCDKLQSSEMKDLLLCFLFVVKYLGDHQVIAWWQQCSETEIISFFSVIEMGLYHFKYVGKRLIIANTSATNSGKPKTVKAMTLPARMAPPDFSNDASGTGTLQPHNTSTRENLVDEDNALNHQALLEANMATEVGLIVLDCLGLFCIHFKDILLVNDGDNPVMQKLFNIYLSFLQLGQSETLFRHVFASLRAFLNNYSTALFKGNAVFCGRLCYELLRCCNNKLSSIRQESCALLYLLMRSNFEFTNRKGLIRVHLQVIISVSQMLGNVIGLNNSRFQESLSLINSYATSDKVMKGTGFPVEVKDLNKRIRTVLMATAQMREHNNDPEMLVDLQHSLANSYASTPELRHTWLETMARNHARDGNYSEAACCQLHIAALMAEYLKLKKIHLWGAEAFDKISVNISRDERGLKLDAGEIWVQDIHYNESTLLEQLESCAEMLEKAERFELLGPLYRLIVPIYENKRNYNALANCYSHLTQACNKIVEVTKTGKRLLGRFYRVAFFGSAYFEEENGQEYIYKEPKVTSLSEISERLQRLYAEKFGVENVKMIMDSAPIKLNDLDQKIAYIQVTHVTPYFEKMELESRLTEFEQNHDVSCFMFETPFTHEGKPRGNPEDQWKRRTIITTQYSFPYIKKRIPIIEKKVIELTPIEVALDEMRQRVQELEDVALIAPTDVKKLQLRLQGSVCVTVNAGPLTYASAFLDPALSPQYPDDKVDELKDVFRDFIKICYTALQINSKLITNDQHEYQEALRENYQKLCQNLSSLLGESVWPDDQVGSFKRNSAALFSAISGANNHTSIA is encoded by the exons ATGAGTGAGAGAAAATTCACCCGGGCTTTAGGTAAGCCCGGGATGGCTGCACAACTCAGAGAAACAGTTTCTCAAGTTGTTCGTGAGAGTACAGTCCAG aatAAACCGCATTTAGTGGATCCAATagattttgaaagttttatattaaaaaataaaacattaatgCAAAATGATCCACAACGTGAGCTATTGCTGTATCCACCGGATGATGTGTCT caAGTTGTATTACCGAGAAGATACCGAACAATACAACCAAttgtacaaaatattttagaacAGTCAGACGGCAGTGAGAGTCTTTTAACGAAAGAATGTTTAAAAAGTTATGCATCAAATTGGAATTTAGTTCACTATAAATATGCCGCGTACAGTGGCTCATATCTTGATTTACCAAAGCTGTCAAAAGGTAATGAGCTAAAGGaggaaatttatgaaattgatACGGATGTAGATCAAGTGGATGAGGAAATGATGAAAAGTGATGGTATTACAAAAGAGGGATATTTAATGAAAGGTCCGGAGATTGGTAGTAGTGATCGTATGTTTGTCAATATTGGATCTAAATCATTTAAACGACGTTTTTGTCATTTAAGACAAGAAGTTGATGGGACTTATATTCTTGAATTATtcaaagatgaaaaaaaaggtgAAGCTAAATTTACGATTGTTATGGATTTTTGTACCGATGTTGTGAGAAATCCAAAACGCGGTAGGTTTTGTTTTGAATTACGCATGAGTGgtactcataaattttttacatttgcTGCTGATAATGAAACAGAAATGCAAGAATGGTTATTAAAATTGAGTTCAGTCTTACAGCATTATAAACAGCAAGAAGAAAAACGTGCTGCTTCATTAGAACGTACTTGTCATACACCACCACCATCACCTGTACCAGTACAAACTTATGGTACATTAAAAGGATTAGACCAAAGTATGAATccacaattaattaaatattcacgTGAAACAGATACAAGTATATTATTAAGTAGAcgagaaaatagaaaaagtttatttagtttatatCATCATTTAACGCTTGGTAAAACCCAAGGTAATTTAATTGACGGAAATATTGATCCTTATAAAGAACAATTTGGACaaagaatatttataaaatgtgaaaCATTAAAGTTTCGATTACAAGCACCTATTGAAGAAAATGAATCTCTATGTCAAGTTGAACCTTATTACACAACATTGAGTTTATTCGACgcaagaaatggtaaaaaattatcggaaaattttaattttgatattaatcaTGAAATAGTGCGTGACATAATTCAAGAATTGAGTCCTGTAAGTGAATTAACAGATAATGATAAAGCTGAATTACCaagtgaatttaaaaagataCCAGATAATTGGATAAAATATCCGAAACAAGCAATATTCAGTATTAGTAATCCACATCCTGATATTTTTCTCGTAgtaagaattgaaaaaatactaCAAGGAAGTATTTGTCAAACATCTGAGCCTTATATTCGCGCTACAAAGGATCCTCGGTTAGGTCTTAAAGTACATAAAAATGTACGAGCCTACTGTCAGAGACTCGGCAATTATCGCATGCCATTTGCTTGGTCAGCGAGGCCGTTATTTAGACTTTACAGTAATGAGCTTGATACATCGTCAGACTTTCCAGCAATTTACCGACAAGAAAGTAATAAAATGCGGGATGATGAGATACTAAAGATGCTTACAGAGTACAGGAAACCtgataaattaagtaaattaactGTTATACCTGGTTGGATAAAACTTACAATTGAACCACTATCTGAAATTCCTGAAAATACATTAACCACATCTTATGCGCCATTGAAACCATTTCCTTTGCCGCCTGTTAATAATCCAACGTACGAAATAGCTGAATTTGAAAGTACATCTGAAAAAGATGTACATCCTTACACAACATATATTAatcatttgtatatttatcctcaaattttaaattttgatacgcaaaaaattttcacaagaGCAAGAAATATCGCTTGTATTGTTGAGCTAcgtgatgatgataatgaaaatGCTAAACCATTGAGATGTATTTATGGTAAACCTGGCTCACAAATATTAACAACACGTGCCAGTTGTACTGTTTTACATCACAGTGCAGTACCATCATGgtatgaagaaataaaaatgagatTACCTCCAAAATTACACAATAaacatcatattttattttcattttatcataTTAGCTGTGATATgcgaaaaaaagaaaatggtGTTGAAAATTGTGTTGGTTATTCATGGATGTTGTTATTGCATAAAGGTAAATTAACAGTTGATATGGAAAATAATATACAAACATTACCAGTTGCAACAGATTTACCACCAGGTTATTTATCAATTCAACCTCTTGGTCTTGGTAAAGGTAATGCTGGCCCCGATATCACTTGGATTGATGCACAGCGACCAATATTTAATGTATCGTTTCAATTAGCATCAACGGTGTTTACACGAGATCCacatttacataatttatttatacatgcGGAAAGAATATTGGATAATAAATTGTCTGGTATACCGTCTGATTCTGAaacttgtaaaatattaaaagctgCTCATGCTATACAACTAGTTACTGCAATAACATTCCTACCAACaatattaaatcaattattttcattattaacgtGCAATCTAAGTGATGAAGTTGGtctttatattataagattgttaatacatattattaatttaatttataaagctCAAAGAAAAGATATCATTAATGCTTAtgttaaatttgtatttatattaccttcaaaaaatatcgcgACAACAACAGTACATGAACAACTTGCTAAATATTTACCTATTTTATTACATCCAAACAATACTGATTTTTTGgttgtcaataaatttatgcatcattccaattttttcattgatattATGGTTAAAAGTATGGCACAACATATGCTCACTAGTGGACGAATTAAAATGCATCGTAATGAAAGATTTACAAAAGATTATCATGATAgcattacaaaattattacaagTTCTTACACCATAtcttatgaataaatataaagatatGCCGGTTGAAACCCATGAACTTAACAAAAGTCTTgcacaatttttaaaa AAATGTCTTACATTTATGGATCGTGGATttgtattttcattaattaatgacTATATGGACAATTTCTCACCAGGGGATGCTCGGACCTTgcaagattttaaatttacattccTACAAATAATATGTTCACATGAGCATTATGTGTCATTTAATTTACCCATGATGCAGACGCGTGTTACAAGTAAGG ACTCAGAATCAGAGCCGGAAGGTGATG ATTTAATGTTGGAGTATTGTTTGTCTCAAGATTTCTGCAAGTATCATTTTCTTGTGGGTTTATTATTACAAGAAGTTAAATCATCATTAAATGAAGTTGTACAAATTCGTAAAGTTGCTATAGCTACTCTACGGGATTTATTAGCAAAACACGAATTGGATGATAGATATCAAAACAAAGGCCAATTGAGTCGTATTGCTGCTATTTATATTCCATGGTTGGGAGttgttttagaaaatttacataGATTACAATCAGTTTATGAGACTGATCTAAAGactgaattaaaacaaaatcacGCCAATCGATTGTCAAGCAGCAGCagtaattgtttaataaataaagatccAGTTAATGGAGTTACAGTTACAGATACACCTAAATCTGTCCACAGATTTACACTACATTTGGATTCACAATCTCCAATAAGAGCATCAATGCATCTTAGAGATTCTACTTATTTTGCGGCTATTGCTGGACAAGGTTTAGCCAATGGATTTTCTTGTACTAGTATTGAATCAAGTACATCGACATTATCGAGTACATCTCATTCACTTGTTTCACAAGAAACTACAATAGCTCGAGAACCTGCGGAAAATGGTGTATCTGAAAAAAAAGGTCATTCTCGATCAGTTAGTGTCACTCAGACATCATCAAGATGTGATAAACTTCAGTCATCTGAAATgaaagatttattattatgcttTTTGTTTGTTGTTAAATATTTGGGTGATCATCAAGTAATTGCATGGTGGCAACAATGTTCTGAAAccgaaataataagtttttttagtgtaattgAAATGGGTTTATATCACTTTAAATATGTTGGTAAAAGATTAATTATAGCAAACACGAGTGCTACTAATAGTGGAAAACCTAAGACTGTTAAAGCCATGACATTGCCAGCTCGAATGGCACCACCAGATTTTTCAAATGATGCATCTGGTACTGGTACATTACAACCACATAATACTTCGACACGTGAAAATTTAGTCGATGAAGATAATGCACTTAATCATCAGGCATTATTAGAAGCAAATATGGCTACTGAAGTTGGATTAATTGTTCTCGATTGTCTTggattattttgtattcattttaaa gatATACTTCTTGTAAATGATGGAGATAATCCCGTAATGCAAAaacttttcaatatttatttatcatttcttcAACTTGGTCAATCTGAAACATTATTTCGTCATGTTTTTGCAAGTCTACGAgcctttttaaataattattcaactgCATTATTTAAAG gtAATGCAGTATTTTGTGGACGTCTTTGCTATGAATTATTACGCtgctgtaataataaattaagttcGATAAGACAAGAATCGTGTGCACtgctttatttattaatgcgtagtaattttgaattcacTAATAGAAAAGGTTTAATTCGCGTACATTTACAG GTAATAATATCAGTATCACAAATGCTTGGGAATGTAATTGGATTAAATAATTCACGATTTCAAGAATCACTTTCGCTTATCAATAGTTATGCGACATCTGATAAAGTGATGAAAGGTACTGGTTTTCCAGTTGAAgttaaagatttaaataaaagaattcgTACTGTTTTAATGGCTACTGCACAAATGCGAGAACATAACAATGATCCGGAAATGCTTGTTGATTTACAACACAGTTTAGCCAATTCATATGCTAGTACACCGGAATTACGGCATACTTGGCTTGAAACTATGGCACGTAATCATGCTAGAGATGGAAATTACTCTGAg gcTGCCTGTTGTCAATTACATATCGCTGCTTTAATGGCcgagtatttaaaattaaaaaaaattcatttatgggGAGCTGAAGCATTTGACAAAATATCTGTTAATATTTCTAGAGATGAACGAGGGCTTAAGCTCGATGCTGGTGAGATTT gGGTGCAAGACATCCATTATAATGAATCAACTCTGTTGGAACAATTGGAGAGTTGCGCTGAAATGTTAGAAAAAGCTGAACGTTTTGAATTACTTGGACCATTGTATCGTTTAATTGTTCCCATTTATGAAAACAAGAGAAATTATAATGCATTAGCTAATTGTTATTCTCATTTGACTCAAGcatgtaataaaattgttgaagTCACTAAAACAGGAAAAAGATTACTCGGAAGATTTTATCGCGTTGCATTTTTTGGATCT GCATATTTTGAAGAAGAAAATGGTCAAGAATATATTTACAAAGAACCTAAAGTAACGTCATTATCAGAAATATCTGAACGATTACAACGATTGTACGCTGAAAAATTTGGTGTAGAAAATGTTAAAATGATAATGGATTCAGCgccaataaaattaaatgatctTGATCAAAAAATAGCTTATATTCAAGTTACGCATGTGACaccgtattttgaaaaaatggaaTTAGAATCACGATTAACGGAATTTGAACAAAATCATGATGTTTCATGTTTTATGTTTGAAACTCCATTTACTCATGAAGGTAAACCACGTGGTAATCCTGAAGATCAATGGAAACGAAggacaataataacaacacaATATTCATTTCCATATATTAAAAAACGTATtccaataatagaaaaaaaagtaattgaatTAACACCAATAGAAGTGGCATTAGATGAAATGAGACAACGTGTACAAGAATTAGAAGATGTTGCGTTAATAGCACCAActgatgttaaaaaattacagttaagACTCCAAGGCAGTGTTTGTGTTACTGTTAATGCTGGACCGTTAACATATGCATCAGCATTTTTAGATCCTGCATTATCACCACAATACCCTGATGACAAAGTTGACGAATTGAAAGATGTGTTTAGAGATTTCATTAAAATCTGTTACACAGcattacaaataaatagtaaacttATTACTAATGATCAGCATGAATACCAAGAAGCCCTTAgagaaaattatcaaaaactctgtcaaaatttatcatcattactTGGAGAATCTGTGTGGCCTGATGATCAAGTTGGAAGTTTTAAACGCAACAGCGCGGCTCTTTTTAGTGCAATCAGTGGAGCTAATAATCACACAAGTATTGCTTAA